The genomic window TTCTCGACGATGAGCGCGGCCTGGTCTCGTTCGAGGTGTACAGCGCCAGCCGCGGAAAACTCCGCCGTTTCCTCAAGAGCCTGACCGAACGAAGCGGACACCCTGCCATCGAGGTGGAAGAAGCTTCGCTGAAGGCGGTGATTGCCCGGGCCCTCGCGGTGCACCCGAAAGATCGCGGGCTTCCCCGCGGCTTCGGCGAATGGCGGACACGGCTGACCCAGACCGAGAGTGAAGCCAAGCTGCCTGGCGAGTTGGTGCGTGAGGCGTTGCCCATCGACGACGAGGACGGACTATTGGAGCGTGCGGTCCGGCTGGTCGAAGCCGGCCGCGCGGGTCCGTGGCCGCCCCCGCAAGAAATCCTCAGCGAGCTCTTCGAGAAGATCCGCGCCGCAATGGACAGCCCTTTGATCGTTTCCGGCACCGCCAAGCGCGAGCGGCTCGACAGCGTGTTGGCCGAGGGGGCCGACGAGATCTACCGCGGAGAGGGCGGGGCGACCGCCAGCCACCGCTTCCGGGAGAGTGCCTTCACATTCTGGAAACGAGGGGACGAAGACGCCGCCCGCGCCTGCCTGGCGGCGGCGACCGCCTTCGAAGAGCGCGAACCCCGGGACAATCCGCTCACCCGCTCGATGCTATGGCTGCCGCTTGCGCCGGCCATCGCCGGCCTCGAGATCGACGAACCGGACGCAGACGCCGAGGCCAGCGACGAGGCTGGGGGCGAAGGAAGCGACGGAGAGTCGTTGATCGTGACGCCATGATCCTGGCGCAAGGAAGATTCTGGCGCGCGCAGATACGCAAGGGCTCGAAGAGCGTGTCGCTCACGATCCTGCGCGATGACCTGCCGCTGGAGGTAGAGGAGGTCCGCGAGCTGCGGATCGACGTGCCGTTCAAGGATTGGAACCGGGTCGTGCGATACGCGCGCGCTGACCGGAAGCTCCTCGGCGGCATTCTTCTTGATTTTGCGAAACACAAGGACCGCCTTGCTTCGGCGATCGGCCACGACGGGCTCTATCTAGAGCTCGAGAAGTTGTTGGTCGACGTCACAGTGAGCCTCGTCCAAGGTGAAATTCTCGGCCTGGTGCCGATCACCGAAGACGAATGAGCTCGAGCTGAAGCCGGGCAGGGCGGACCACAACGATGCTGGAGATCCAATCATGGTAATGCGGAGACGATTCCCGAGGCGCCGGAAGCGCAGCGACGACGGCCGTGGTGCCCCCATCGAGGCGCGCTGGCTGGAGCGCTTGAGCGAAACACCGGAACTGGCTGGGGCGGAGATCGAGGCCGCGCAACCCGCGGACGTTTCGAATCAGTTCGCGCTCGTCGGGCGGGCACAACGCGAGGACGAACGCTTCGTGGTGGCGGTCAGCCCACGCTCGGGTGGCGACGCCCTGCTTGCGGGCCTCGTGGCGGCCACCCGCGAAGAAGGGGACGGGAGGATCGTGGCGGCCTTCGCGCCGAGCTGGGACCCTGCCAGCCGTCGGCGGCTGGGTGCACTGCTTGGCTTCGAACCGGCACTGCGGGCGCTCCTCGTACCGGGTGACGGCACCGGGCCGGAGCCGGTGCTTGCGGAACGATCGGGCGACCCGATCTGGGCGGCTGCTGAAGCGGTCGTTGCCCAGGCCACCACGCCCGAGGGCCGGACATTGTTCACCCGCGCGCTCGAGGCCTTTCGCGGGCTGGCGGCCAAACACGGCGGCGCGATCCGAGCGGTCGGCGGTGCTGTCGAGCTGGTGATCCTCGCGCGAACCGTCGCGGCGCTGCGCGCAGACGGAGCGCGTATCGTGCTCGAGCTGATCGAGCCGAGCCGGAGTGCCCATCCGCTGACCGAAGCCGCCGTTTCCGATGCGATGGACCGGCTCGAAGGCTCGATCCGCAAGCGGATCAACGATCGTCGCGTGAAGACCGGCGAAGAAGGGGCCCGAGGCCGTTGGGTCGCCGCCCTCGAAGCCCAGGCTGGGCTTCGTTTCTCACGCCGTTGGCCCTTCGGCCCCGCGGCGGGCGCAATCGATCTGATCGGTGTCACCGGTGATGGTGCGCCTGTGGTCGGTGCGGCGCGTGAACGCTTCGGCCTGGCGGCGCTTGGCGAGGTGTTGGACGCCGTGCTCGCCGCCGAGCCCTGGCTGCCGGTCGGGTTGGCCGCGGCCGGTGCACCGCTGCGCCTCGAGCGCCCCCGGCTCCTGCTGGCTGCAACCGAGTACGATGGCGCCACCCAGGCGGTGCTGGGCCACCTCGGCCTGCCGGTTACCTGCTACGAGGCGACGGACAGCGATGGAAGCTTGCGTCTGCTGAGTGAGCTGGATGCGGCGGTTGCCAAGGTCGAGACACCGGCACCGCGGCCTCGACGGCGCAACAACGCAGGTAGGGATCGTGACGAGGACGCACCTGCAGCCGCGAATGCGGGTGGTGGCGAAGACGGAGAGAAGAGCGAAGCAAGCTCCGACGAAGCCCGAGAGGGTCGCCCGAACGCGAGACGACGTTCGCGCGGTGGGCGTCGGCGCCGCAGCGGCGGCGGGGGCGAGCGAAGCGCAGCCGCCTCCGACGAGGGGACGGACGATCGAGATGCAGCACCGGTTGCCGGCGCAGCGCCGGCGGCTTTCGATGAGATCTCACTCTTCGACCTGGACGATGAATCTGGCGAGGATGGCGATGGCGGGCGAAGCCGACGGCGTCGGGGTCGTGGCCGACGCGGTCGCGGAAACCGGGGCGGAAGCGACGACGGCGGAAACGGCGGTGGGCGCGCCCGCGAGGACACGGGCGAGGATCGAGACGCGTCGCCATCGGAAGGATCCGACGAGGACGATCTGGTCGACGAGGACGAGCTCGGGCTCTCTCCGGACGCACCGGATCTCGATGAGGCACCGGCAAAGGTGGCCTACGAGGACGATGACGACGAGCCGATGACCGAACTCGAGAGGGTTCGGCTGGAGCGCGAAGATCGTCGTCGCGCCCGGCATGCGGTGATGGCGCCGATTGCCGAGGTGACCGAGAGCCAGCAAGCGGAAGAGGACAACGCGGGCCTGCCCCGAGGCCGCGCCGCGATCCTGGCCCATGCGGATCGCGAGTCGATCGCCGCGGCTGTTCTACTCGCCCGGGAATTGCGTCAGATCGAGGGAATCTGGGTCTATCCGCAGGAAGAGTTGATGACCTTCTTTCGCGGAGTCGCCACGGATTTGCGGGAGAAGACACCGATCTATGTGATCGGCTTCATGGCGAAGCCGGCACGCGACGCCATCCAGGCGGCTTCCATCTACGCGGGAAGGCTCGTCTGGTTCGACCACCACGAGTGGCCGCCGGAAGATCTGGGTGCGCTCCGTGATGCGATCGGCACTTCTCTCACCCGGGTCGAGCCCGGTGCCGGGAGTTCGTTGCCGCTGGTCATCGCGGAGTGCTCGCGACGTAGCCGCTTCTCCGAGAAGCTGGTCGATCTGGTCTCCGGGCGATTCACGCACCACGATTTCCAGCGCTGGGGTCGCCTCTGGTGGTGGAGGCTCGGCGAGATTGCGGGCAACCCGGGAGATCGGCGCTCGAATCTCGAGATGTTGCTCACCGGGCGACCCTCGGATCTCTCGAAGGAAGCGGCCCACGCCGCAGAACCGCCGCCCCCGGAAGAGTTGGCGTACGTGCAGAGTCGGGACTTCCGGCTCGTGCATTTTGCTGGCCTGGCCATGGTCGTTGCGACGGTGCCGCCGGAGTTGGATCTGCACCTGACCATGCGCATGGCGCGGGAGCGATATGGTGCGGCCCTTTCCCTGGCGCGAAACGAAGGCGAGGATCTGCTGGTCCTCGGGGCAGATGATGTCACGGGCAAGCGATCGATCGACCTCGGTTCGATGCTGGAGCACCTGACCGAGAAATTCGCGTGGGTCAGCGCCCAACCGGATGCAGACCACGTGGCGCGACTCCTGGTGAAGGATCTTTCCACCAAGCCGGAGCGTCTCGACGAACTGGTCGCGGAGATCGGGATGGGTCGATCCGTGCTCGAGGGCTGACCCGATGAGCGCCGCGAACCTGGTCGAGGTCTTCTCCTCGATCCAGGGCGAGGGGCCAGAGGTCGGCACCCGAACGCTTTTCGTGCGTTTCGGCGGATGCGATCTGCGCTGCCGCTGGTGCGACTCGCCGGGCACCTGGGAGCGAACCGATCGGTGGCGCTACGAAACAGCGCCGGGAAGTGAGCATTGGGCGGACGAAGGAAACCCGGTCCCTCCGGCTCGCTTGCTCGCCGTCGCCAAGGGGCTCGATCTGCCTGCCCATCGTTGGGTGAGTCTCACGGGCGGAGAGCCGCTTCTCCAACCCGAGGCTCTCGCGGCCGCCGCAGATGCCCTCTCGGGTCAGGGACCGGGAATCTTCCTCGAAACCCATGGCTTGCACGCCGAGGCGTTGGCGACGGTCATCGATCGAGTCGATTTCGTTTCGATGGATTGGAAGCTCGCAAGCGATGTGCGCCGTGAGAGCGAAGGGAAGGGGACAAGACCCGAGCCCTTTCATGATGCCCACCAGCGCTTTCTCGAAACGGCGAAAGCCGCCGCCGCCGTGACGGTGAAGCTCATCATCACCCCCGCGAGCGAAGATGCAGAGATCGACGAGGCCGTAGGGCGCGTCGCCGAGACCCATCCCGGTGCCTCCCTAGTGCTCCAGCCCGTCACCCCGCACGGGCCCGTGCAAGCCCGACCGACGGCAGCACGCATGCAGGCACTCGCCATTCGCGTTGGAGGCCGGCTTCGGGATGTTCGCGTCATCCCCCAGACGCATCCCCTACTTGGAGTGGTCTAGGCTTCTGTCTACGACGCGAGAGGCTCGACCACGATGGGGGGGCTGCTCTCCTCGACGAAACGGAACTGGACTCCGCTGATCGCATTTTCGATCAACGTCGAGAACGGCCCGATCCGTACGACGACACCGGGATGGACGGTTCCGGCGACCTCGATTCGCGCCGTCGCCAGGTCTGCGTGAGTCCTGGTATCGGCCACTTCGTTCGCCAGAGAGGGAGCCGGAACCTCCTGGTCCTTCTGGAAAGCAAGGTGGACGTTCTCGCAGGCATCGTCCTCGCAAGCGGGCAGAGCCGTTGCGACCGCGAGAACCGTATACCCGCCGGCCGGTGATCCCGCCTCCTGGATCGCGATCTTCTCCACCGCGTGGACCTCTCCACCCAGGACCTTGAACGGTCCGGACACCACCCGTGCAAAGAGCAAGCTGTTGACGGCGGTCTTCTGGACGACCAGCGTCTCACAAGAGTCGATTCGCGCGCCCAATGTGTGGTTGCAGCTGACATCGCCCCGCGACCGGATCCAGGCCGTGTCCTGGCCGATGACGCCTCCCTTCACGACGACCTGGCCATCACTCGCGACGCCACCCGCCCTCCACGAGGCCCGCGATCACGACATCCCCGGTGGCCTCGACCCGTGCATTGCTCATCACGCTCCCGCTGATCACAACAGAACCGCCGACACGCAGGTTTCCGGAAGACAGGTCGACATCGCCCCGATGCTCACTCGCATCGACCACGTCGAGTTGCTTGGCTTCCTGGTACAAGATGACGCCTGCACGACGGGCGCAGATGGTGTCGGGAGCTTTCTTCTTGTCGATGCCATTCCCGAGATTGGGCATTCGCTCGGCACCGGCAGGGGCGGGAAGCGGTTCCCCCAGGACGGTCGTTCCCGGTTCACCTTTCGTTGCCGCGGAATACACACCCAGGAGTTCGTCTGCTTCGACCGGCTGCAGCAGGCTGCGGTTCCGGAAGTCGATCTGGCCCTTCTCGTCTACTTTTCCGGCAGCCACACTGCCGGCGGGGGCTTCCTCGGCAAAGTTGGGAGAGAACACACCATCGGTTCCGGGAATCGGCTCGGAACCTTCCGCCACGACGAGTCCATCCACGGCGAAGAGGGGGTCGGCGAGTTTTTCCGCGAGAAGTTCCTGGGCGTCGGGAACGATTCCGGCGGTCACACCCGCTTGCGCGAGTACGCTCCCGAGCGTGTTCGCATCTCCGGTTTCGCCGGGAAAGACGCGCACCTTGGCACTCATCGAATCCTCGCTGATGCTGACGAGCAGGCGCTTCTCAGCAGGAAGCGGCCTTACCCGGAGCTCTTCCCCCTTCCTTCGGATCACCACGCCTACCATCGTCGCGTTCAGCGTTCCGTTGGGCGTGCACTCCAGGCCCTCCCCGATGAGATCGAGGGGGTCCTTGCCGTCCGTGCATGGCAAGACCTCTCCTCGGACGCTCCAGCCGGCCTCTCCCTTTCGAGGAGCTTCATAGACCGCGATCTCCTGGCGCGGGATCACGACCGAGAAGTAGCCCTCTGGAGCCTTTCCTTTCTTGGCTGGAGGCTCCACATGGGAGGCGGGAAGATCGCGGGAAAGCGAGAAATCGAGTTCCCCGTCGCTGCCGTTGCGCGCGGGTTGGCCGTTCGCGACGAGGACGTCCCGGCAAGCGTGATTGGGGTCGGCCAGGCCTGTGGCGAGACTATCGAGAGCTTCGTCGATGAAGCCCTTGCAGACCCCCGCCTCTGAAAGAGCGGAATCGAGTTCCTCTCGATTCGAGGCGCGCCCGGGAACGACGCAGAGCCGCGCCTCCAAGCCGTCCTCGCTCACCTGCACTTCGACCCGACTCTCCATCTCTTCTCTGTTCGACGCGGGGCATTGCGCACTTGAAGATCGAAGCGAGTGTTCGGTGAGGCAGGGTGAACCACTGAGACGCTAGGGTGAAAGGGGGAGGGGAGTCCTCGCCGGACCATCCCGCCGCCACTGGTTCCTGATCGTCCACTCGTTCGAGAATCGAGTCGGATGCCGGGGAGGAGAACGACATGAAACGCCCGATCGTCCTGTGCAGCCTCGTGGTGTGGCTGGCAACCGGAGCCGTGGCCGTCGAACGACCGAACGTGGTGATCTTCGTGGCCGACGACCTCGGCTGGGCCGACGTGGGGTTCCACGGCGAGGAGGTGATCGAGACGCCTTCCCTCGATCGGCTGGCCAGCGAAGGCGTCCAACTCGACCGCTTCTACACCACGCCGATCTGCTCGCCGACCCGCGCCGCATTGATGACAGGGCGGGATCCGATGCGCCTGGGTGTGGCCTACGGCGTGATCATGCCGTGGATGACCAACGGGATTCACCCGGACGAACGCTTCATGCCCGAGAGTTTTCGGGATGCCGGCTACCAGACGGCGATGGTCGGGAAGTGGCATCTGGGCCATGCCCAGGAGACCTACCATCCGAATCGTCGCGGCTTCGAGCACTTCTACGGGCATCTGCATACCGAGGTCGGCTATTTCCCGCCGTTCGCCAACCAGGGCGGGCGCGATTTCCAGCGCAACGGCGAGCCGATCGACGACCAGGGTTACGAATCATTCCTGCTGGGAAGGGAAGACGCCCGCTACATCCGCGAGCGCGACGAGGCGAAGCCCTTCTTCCTGTACATGCCGTTCATCGCGCCGCACACACCACTCGATGCGCCGGACGACCTGAAGGAGAAGTACGCCGACATGGACGACGATCGGAAGCCGGCGCGCAGCGGCCAGACCGATACCTCCCGTCGCATGCGCAAGCTGCTCCTCCAGCCGAGCCCCCGACCGACGTACGCAGCGGTCGTCGATGGCATGGACCAGGCGATCGGCATGGTCCTCGAAGCCCTCGATGAGGAAGGGCTGGCCGAGAATACGATCGTGCTCTTCTTCAGCGACAACGGTGGCGCTGCGTATGCAACCGGCGGTGCCGACAACGTTCCGTTGCGCGGGGGGAAGGGCGATACCTTCGAAGGTGGCGTTCGTGTCGTGTCGGTCATGCGCTGGCCCGCGGCCCTC from bacterium includes these protein-coding regions:
- a CDS encoding DUF342 domain-containing protein, with product MKGGVIGQDTAWIRSRGDVSCNHTLGARIDSCETLVVQKTAVNSLLFARVVSGPFKVLGGEVHAVEKIAIQEAGSPAGGYTVLAVATALPACEDDACENVHLAFQKDQEVPAPSLANEVADTRTHADLATARIEVAGTVHPGVVVRIGPFSTLIENAISGVQFRFVEESSPPIVVEPLAS
- a CDS encoding DUF342 domain-containing protein; the protein is MESRVEVQVSEDGLEARLCVVPGRASNREELDSALSEAGVCKGFIDEALDSLATGLADPNHACRDVLVANGQPARNGSDGELDFSLSRDLPASHVEPPAKKGKAPEGYFSVVIPRQEIAVYEAPRKGEAGWSVRGEVLPCTDGKDPLDLIGEGLECTPNGTLNATMVGVVIRRKGEELRVRPLPAEKRLLVSISEDSMSAKVRVFPGETGDANTLGSVLAQAGVTAGIVPDAQELLAEKLADPLFAVDGLVVAEGSEPIPGTDGVFSPNFAEEAPAGSVAAGKVDEKGQIDFRNRSLLQPVEADELLGVYSAATKGEPGTTVLGEPLPAPAGAERMPNLGNGIDKKKAPDTICARRAGVILYQEAKQLDVVDASEHRGDVDLSSGNLRVGGSVVISGSVMSNARVEATGDVVIAGLVEGGWRRE
- a CDS encoding 7-carboxy-7-deazaguanine synthase QueE translates to MSAANLVEVFSSIQGEGPEVGTRTLFVRFGGCDLRCRWCDSPGTWERTDRWRYETAPGSEHWADEGNPVPPARLLAVAKGLDLPAHRWVSLTGGEPLLQPEALAAAADALSGQGPGIFLETHGLHAEALATVIDRVDFVSMDWKLASDVRRESEGKGTRPEPFHDAHQRFLETAKAAAAVTVKLIITPASEDAEIDEAVGRVAETHPGASLVLQPVTPHGPVQARPTAARMQALAIRVGGRLRDVRVIPQTHPLLGVV
- a CDS encoding sulfatase-like hydrolase/transferase codes for the protein MKRPIVLCSLVVWLATGAVAVERPNVVIFVADDLGWADVGFHGEEVIETPSLDRLASEGVQLDRFYTTPICSPTRAALMTGRDPMRLGVAYGVIMPWMTNGIHPDERFMPESFRDAGYQTAMVGKWHLGHAQETYHPNRRGFEHFYGHLHTEVGYFPPFANQGGRDFQRNGEPIDDQGYESFLLGREDARYIRERDEAKPFFLYMPFIAPHTPLDAPDDLKEKYADMDDDRKPARSGQTDTSRRMRKLLLQPSPRPTYAAVVDGMDQAIGMVLEALDEEGLAENTIVLFFSDNGGAAYATGGADNVPLRGGKGDTFEGGVRVVSVMRWPAALAAGTTNQSIISAMDVFPTLAAAAEVPITSPFALDGQDLWAAIQSGTRQPREDYLFFASETPIRGHFNTTAFNDEWKLVQEIDQGLLGADVTTHLFEIEDDPNEHNNVAAAHPEVVAEMSEAIRQWRMLYPVAGTRSELVPPPGWRAPKDWAGYPVPVEDLQEAPAPGMPPAFALPVLDFQHGEAGRLIYDCEPYAILGGGLCR